The DNA region ATATAGTTATCAAAGTCGTATACGGTTTCACTTTTTAAGGATTTGTCTAAATCTCTCGGTTTAAATGTAAACTGTTTGACTCCATGAGCGGTACAGTAAGAAATACCGCAGGTAAATGTGTAAGGTTTATAGTCACAGGGATAAATGCCGAAGTATTGATTTGGAATTGAAATAAAATTCTTCAAAGCCTCTGGAGGTAGTGTTGGAAATTTTCTAAAGATAAATGGTGTATCCAGATAAAATGATTTTGCAGGAGTGGTAGGTAAAGGCGTCGTTTGAGTTACTATTTGTGTTGTCGTTTGGTTTTGTTGAAGCATTTTTTCTCTTAATATTGCTTCTTGATAATGTTTGGGGATAGAACTTTTATTTAGCAAATTCCTGTATACGTTCTTAAAAGATTCAGAAAGTTGACTCCAGGGTATATCAACTTTTTTTCCATCTAACTTGTTGAACATGGACTTATCCGTTTCTGCTTTTTCACCGGCAAGACTGTATATAGCTCTGGAATCTGGTTGTGCAACCCATGGAAAAATGGAAATGACTAAGGAAGCACATTGTACAGAGTGTTTGAGCTTTGTTTTCATATAAACTACCTTCGTATTCTCACTTATTGACTCAGTAAGTTAGAGTTGACTGTATGCTTATTCAAAACATGAACTGAAAGTCTAGCCGAGAATCTTAGGATGGACATTAAGCTCAAGAAAACAGCATTTCCAGCGGCAGAATTCACCTTGAGCAGCCAGAATACGTTTGAACTACAGTATCAAAGCTGAACAAAAGTACTGCAAATAGTAGTAGATCAGTTGAAAAAACTGTAGACCTGTTTCAACCAGTCAGAACTCCTCGGGATAGCTGAACAACCGGGTTTCACTATACGACAGCGACATATACATCCTTTGGATTTTATCCTGTCACTTATTGCTGCCCTTGGTGATGATGGAAACTCTGACACTCCGGTTTATTTACACCGTAAATTTAACGGGTTGACTGACCTGAACGTGTCCTATCGCTCTTGGGCAAATCAGGCTGAAAAAGATGCTCTGCCCGCCCTTCGCACACGACTGGGATTGTGTCTAATGGGTGGGCTTAATGTCTACCTTTATTGTCGAAAGGGATGTTGAAATCAGTCATGAACCACTGGGTTTCCTTCTTGAGGTTCACTACAAGCTTCAACACTCAACATAGTTATAAAGACCTGATAGAATGCGACACTTGCTGATCAATCCAAATGGAAGTGTTATGACGAAGCCATTCGTTGCTATTCTAATGGGGTCTGATTCGGACCTGCCTAAGGTGCAGGCTGCAATCGATGTCCTGAAAAAACTGGATATTCCGGTTGAAGTAAAAGTGCATTCTGCACACCGAACTCCGGAAGCAACTCATCATTTTGTCACCGATGCTGACAAACGCGGCTGCGCTGCGTTTATTGCCTGTGCAGGCATGGCGGCTCATCTGGCAGGAGTTGTTGCTTCCCTGACCATCAAGCCGGTTATTGGTGTACCGATTGATGCGGGTCCACTGGACGGTCTGGACGCCCTGCTGTCTACCGTACAAATGCCGGGTGGCATTCCTGTGGCGACCGTTGCAATTGGTAAGGCCGGTGCTAAAAACGCAGGCTATCTGGCGGCACAAATCATTGCACTGGGTGACAAAGAGCTGGCTGACCGCCTGAAGATGGAGCGTCAGGCCAATGCTGAAGAAGTGCTGGCAAGAGATGCCGCCCTGCAAAATCAGTTGAACGGTTAATATGATTGCTACCCCTGATGTAACGCCTGAGGAAACTCCGGAAAACACTCTTACCGCACAGGCAGCGGTTGTCGTGGGTCAGGGGGGCATCATTGCCTATCCTACTGAAGCTGTATGGGGTCTGGGCTGTGATCCGTGGAACAGGGATGCGGTGTATCGCATTCTGGATATCAAAGCCCGCCCCATAGAAAAAGGCATGATTCTGGTAGCGGCGTCTGAGTCTCAGATTACGCCACTGCTGGAGCCGTTGACGACAACACAGCGGCAAACCCTTTCTGACAGCTGGCCAGGTCCATTCACCTGGCTGATTCCTGATATTAACCACTGGGTTCCGGACTGGGTAAAAGGCCAGTTTGATACCGTTGCGGTGCGTATCAGTGACCACCCGGTTGTACGGGCTTTATGTGAAGCTACCGGACACCCTCTGATTTCTACTTCTGCAAACCGGGCTGGAGAACCTCCTTTATTAACCGGGCTGGCGCTACACCAGCATTTTGGTACGCAGGTCGACCTGATCGTACCCGGGGAAACCGGTTCACAAAATACACCCTCTGAAATTCGTGACTTACGAACCGGGCAGATCATCCGGTCCGGCTAGGTTGCCGATATACGCCATCTACGCGTATGGGATGAAAAATGACAAAGATAAAAACAGAACAGGTCAAACACTATTTACTGTCACTGCAGGACGCTATCTGTGCCGCCATTGAAGAGCAGGATGGCGATTCGACTTTTCGTGAGGAAAGCTGGGAATACCACGGTGGCGGCGGAGGGCGTGCGCGAGTACTTGAAGGTGGTCGTGTATTTGAAAAAGCAGGTGTAAACTTTTCATTTGTTACCGGCGAACGGCTGCCTGCTTCAGCAACGGCTAAACGCCCGGAACTGGAAGGCCGGAGCTTTCAGGCCATGGGCGTGTCACTGGTTATTCACCCGAACAACCCTTTTGTCCCGACCTCTCATGCCAATGTTCGACTGATGGTGGCAGAAAAAGAAGGGGAAGAGCCGGTCTGGTGGTTTGGTGGCGGTTACGACCTGACACCTTATTACGGTTTTGAAGAAGACTGCAAACACTGGCACACCACGGCAAAGGCAGCCTGTGAACCTTTTGGTAAAGACGTTTATCCACGCTATAAAAAATGGTGCGATGACTACTTTTTCCTGAAACACCGTAACGAGCCAAGAGGAATTGGCGGGCTGTTTTATGACGATCTGAACGAATGGCCTTTCGAGCGTTGTTTTGAGTTTATGCAGGCCGTTGGCAGCAGCTACATTGATGCCTACATTCCTATTGTTGAAAAGCGCAGGCAAACCCCTTTCACTGAGCAGCACAAGCAGTTTCAGCAGTATCGACGTGGACGGTATGTTGAATTTAACCTGGTCTATGACCGTGGCACTTTGTTTGGTTTACAGTCAGGGGGGCGTACAGAGTCTATCCTGATGTCGTTACCACCGGTCGTACACTGGAATTACAACTGGCAGCCACAACCGGGAAGTGAAGAAGCACGCCTGTATGACTATTTTCTAAAGCCCAGAGACTGGGCAGACGAGCCTGAGGAGAGTCGTTAATGGCTGGCCCTGTTGACCTGTATGCTGTGATGGGAAACCCCGTTGCTCACAGTAAATCACCCTGGATACATACCTTATTTGCCAGCCAGACGGACCAGCGGCTGCATTATAACGCCCGACTGGTACCTGTGGACGGTTTTGATGAAGCCATTAACCACTTCTTTAAAGACGAACTTGGCAGTCACGGTTTAAGCATCACGGTTCCTTTCAAGGAGCAGGCGTGGGAGTGTGCGCAGCACCGCACTGTCCGGGCTGAAAAAGCCGGGGCAGTGAATACTCTGTGGATAAGTAACGACGGTGTGCTTCATGGCGATAATACCGACGGTCTGGGGCTGGTGCGTGATTTAACCGTGAATCATCAGGTTGACCTGGAAAACGCCCGACTTCTTATTCTGGGCGCTGGCGGTGCTGTGCGTGGTGTGCTGGAACCCATACTGGAACAGAAACCAGCGGAACTGGTGATAGCGAACCGCACCGTCAGCAAAGCTGAAGCGCTGGCTGAACTGTTTCCCGGTCAGCCTGTTTCCGCAGGTGGCTTTGCCGA from Endozoicomonas sp. NE40 includes:
- the aroE gene encoding shikimate dehydrogenase; its protein translation is MAGPVDLYAVMGNPVAHSKSPWIHTLFASQTDQRLHYNARLVPVDGFDEAINHFFKDELGSHGLSITVPFKEQAWECAQHRTVRAEKAGAVNTLWISNDGVLHGDNTDGLGLVRDLTVNHQVDLENARLLILGAGGAVRGVLEPILEQKPAELVIANRTVSKAEALAELFPGQPVSAGGFADLSGSFDLIINGTSASLQGDLPPLPAEIVDEQTVCYDMMYAREITVFNQWGLAQGARQAIDGLGMLVEQAAEQFKIWRGVRPDTAAVLQQLREDMAVSKETV
- the purE gene encoding 5-(carboxyamino)imidazole ribonucleotide mutase; protein product: MTKPFVAILMGSDSDLPKVQAAIDVLKKLDIPVEVKVHSAHRTPEATHHFVTDADKRGCAAFIACAGMAAHLAGVVASLTIKPVIGVPIDAGPLDGLDALLSTVQMPGGIPVATVAIGKAGAKNAGYLAAQIIALGDKELADRLKMERQANAEEVLARDAALQNQLNG
- the hemF gene encoding oxygen-dependent coproporphyrinogen oxidase, whose translation is MTKIKTEQVKHYLLSLQDAICAAIEEQDGDSTFREESWEYHGGGGGRARVLEGGRVFEKAGVNFSFVTGERLPASATAKRPELEGRSFQAMGVSLVIHPNNPFVPTSHANVRLMVAEKEGEEPVWWFGGGYDLTPYYGFEEDCKHWHTTAKAACEPFGKDVYPRYKKWCDDYFFLKHRNEPRGIGGLFYDDLNEWPFERCFEFMQAVGSSYIDAYIPIVEKRRQTPFTEQHKQFQQYRRGRYVEFNLVYDRGTLFGLQSGGRTESILMSLPPVVHWNYNWQPQPGSEEARLYDYFLKPRDWADEPEESR
- a CDS encoding L-threonylcarbamoyladenylate synthase, which gives rise to MIATPDVTPEETPENTLTAQAAVVVGQGGIIAYPTEAVWGLGCDPWNRDAVYRILDIKARPIEKGMILVAASESQITPLLEPLTTTQRQTLSDSWPGPFTWLIPDINHWVPDWVKGQFDTVAVRISDHPVVRALCEATGHPLISTSANRAGEPPLLTGLALHQHFGTQVDLIVPGETGSQNTPSEIRDLRTGQIIRSG